Proteins from a genomic interval of Gossypium hirsutum isolate 1008001.06 chromosome A09, Gossypium_hirsutum_v2.1, whole genome shotgun sequence:
- the LOC107952505 gene encoding uncharacterized protein, giving the protein MEDFREVVDELSMADFKTDNGWFTWVNNRDGTALVKERLDRFLMPTNDVARFPFMETKVIHQSTSDHDAIILDTEGRKPRDSHRDPRLCFKYDVCWAKDVEAKKIIKEAWQKGSKDIMGKIEMVGKKPGGWQYKKLKQMHNQMGTLQANINKVIDSQGGTYASNKLKALRIKLGKLLDEEEKYWVQCSRIQWLKEGDRNTRFFHVRATNRRKKITLLGLKTWMVTGKRTRRISARRSGSEENDRLLKDFTENEIKEAFSQMDPRKAPGIDCLSGNFFKENWEVVGEDIIMLFIIFLGVLKMWIV; this is encoded by the exons ATGGAGGACTTTCGGGAGGTTGTCGATGAGCTCTCAATGGCTGATTTCAAAACTGATAATGGTTGGTTTACCTGGGTTAATAACAGGGATGGTACGGCGTTGGTTAAGGAGAGACTTGACCGGTTTTTAATGCCTACTAATGATGTGGCGAGGTTTCCCTTTATGGAAACCAAGGTGATCCATCAATCTACTTCAGACCACGATGCCATCATTTTAGATACTGAAGGACGGAAGCCGAGAGATAGTCATAGAGATCCTAGGCTTTGTTTTAAATACGACGTTTGCTGGGCTAAAGATGTGGAAGCAAAGAAAATCATCAAGGAAGCGTGGCAGAAAGGTTCCAAGGATATAATGGGAAAGATTGAGATGGTGGGTAAAAAGCCTGGTGGTTGGCAATATAAGAAGCTTAAACAAATGCATAACCAGATGGGTACCCTACAGGCAAATATAAACAAAGTCATTGATAGCCAGGGGGGTACGTATGCGAGTAATAAGCTCAAAGCCTTGAGGATAAAGCTGGGCAAGCTGTTGGATGAAGAGGAGAAATATTGGGTCCAGTGCTCTAGGATCCAATGGTTAAAAGAAGGGGACAGGAATACTCGGTTTTTTCATGTGAGAGCCACaaatagaaggaaaaaaataacATTGCTAGGCTTAAAGACATGGATGGTTACTGGAAAGAGAACACGACGGATATCAGCAAGGCGATCAGGGA GTGAAGAGAATGACAGATTGCTGAAGGACTTTACGGAAAACGAAATTAAGGAAGCGTTCAGTCAAATGGATCCTAGGAAAGCTCCGGGAATTGACTGTTTGTCGgggaatttttttaaagaaaactggGAAGTGGTGGGGGAAGATATTATTATGCTGTTCATCATATTCTTAGGGGTGTTAAAAATGTGGATTGTATAA